CAGGTTCCTCTGAATAATTGTGTTCCTCACCTCACCTTAGGCTGATCCTAAGCAATCGGGTTTTTGCATATCTCTTTGGGCATTTACGGGTGGTTGCGCTTAGAAAATAGGCACGAAAATAAAGCCGTTTGTTTTGGGATCAGGGTTTTGGTTTGTCCTGTCCTAATCAATGCATCTTGTTGAACCTGTTGCGAAATGAGGCAAACCACACACGTCAGAACCTTTTCTTAGGTGACCGGTGAAATCGCTACGATTTGGCCGAAAGGATCTGGTTGGGCGTTTGGCACCCGTTCCAAGGCCCAATCCCCCTGCACAAAATCCAACCTGGCCATGATTGTTTTCCCGCTGGCCAGCTTGAGCGGCACCAGACCCTTTGCGCGGTGCAGATTCGGGCAATGTGTCATCAACCACTGCATAAGCTCAGCCTCTTTCATGGGTCGGGGATGAAAGACGCGGTGCACAAAATTGGTACCCTTTGTCATTTCGGTGGCGGTAGAACGGGTTCGGGCCTTATTATCTGCGATGAAGGCACCCAACGTGGGGTATTGTGGGTGGTTCGATGTCCAGCCCCGGGCGTGAGCTGCTGTTCGGTTAACGCTTAGGCCATGGGCCTGGTCGATCTGCTGGCGAAACAGGTTGGCGACAAACTTGTCTCGCGACAGTTGGCGCGCGCGCGCCAGGTTCATCACCGTCAGACACCGCGCTGACCGGGTCCCCACGACACCGTGTAACAGGTGGGCGATCCGGGCGGGTTGAGCGACGCCGCTGGCTTCGATGATCATTATGTCAGGCTCATCTTGAACCGCCGATTGAGCGGCGCCAAGCAGGTCGTCGCCGATCGAGCAGCAGGCGCATCCGTTGGTCAGCGCAATCGTGTCGACGCCGGTCTGAGCGATCAGTTCAGCATCGATATTGATCTGTCCAAAATCGTTGACCAGTACCGTCGCGCGCAACCCGCCGGGCGCGCGCAGGAAATCGCGGATCAGTGTTGTTTTGCCCGCTCCCAAATAGCCTGAAACGATGCAGACGGGGATCATGGCCTATCCTTTGACCAGATGCGGGGTGCCTTCGAACACCGTGCCGTGGACACGGATGTCGCGAATGGTTTCGGGGGCGACCTCGTAGGGGTCATCGTCCAGCACCGTGAAATCCGCCGACTTGCCCGCGCGAATGGATCCGATCCTCTGCTCTTGACCCAAGACATAAGCTGCATCGATGGTGATGGCGCGCATCGCCTGATCGACGCTGATCCGTTCATTGGGGCCCAGAACCGCACCCGATTCCGCAATTCGGTTCACCGCCACCCAAACGCTGGTCAGCGGGCGGGCCGGGGCCATGGTGAAATCGGAATGCAGGGCAAAGGGCACACCTTCGCGCGCCAATGACCCCAAACGGGCCATCTGGCTGGCGCGTTCGTGGCCCAGATTGTGGCGCCAGTAAGCCTCTCCCAACTCATGCAGGTAATAGACATTTGCCGAAACCAGAGCCCCAAGTGCCTTGATCCGGCGCACCTGCTCCTCGGTCGAGACGCCGAAATGTTCGATGGTAAAGCGGTGATCGAACCGGGGCCGTTCGAATTGCAGCTTGTCGAGCACATCCAAGGCGAGCTCGACCCCTAGATCGCCGGTGCAATGCACATGGATGCGATAACCTGCATTCCAATAGGCGCGGCAGGCGGCCTCGAACTGTTCGGGGGCGGTCAGCCATTCGCCATGATGCCCGTCGATGAAGCCGGGTTCCTGTACTTGCATAAGCTGAGAGAAAAACGCGCCATCAGTGAAGAGCTTGACGTGTTTGTCAAAGAACAGACGGTGACTGCCACGATCACTCAAGGTTTCGATCCGGGCCAACGCCTCTTCGGGCGTTCCGGTCAGTTCGGCGTCGGGAATGCCACGAGGGATCATCTGTACGCGAAATGGGGCCTCGGCCTGCTCAATCGCAAAGATATAGGATTGCCATTCCAGTTCGAAATCAAAGATCCCCCAGGCCATGTCACCCACGGTGGTGTGCCCGCCCGCATGCAGCAGCTGTTTCAGATCTTGCAGCCCGCGTCCGAACCAGGTGGGTGCAAAAAGATGCGGCCGTAGAGCATTCAGCGCAACCTGCCCGCCGGTTTCAAAAAACACACCCAGATCCGCGTCGATCTGCGGGTGGCTTGCCATCATCTGCCGATCCAGGTTCAGCTTGTCGATGGCAGCGTCGTTCAGAATGACCTCGTGAAACGAACGATGCCATAGGATGACCGGCACGTCGGGTGCAATTGCGTTCAGGTCCGGACGCCCAATGATGCCATGCCAGGTGCGGTGGTATCCCCACGTGACAAACAGCTCTTGCGAGGGGCCACGATCCGCGATGAACTGCTGCAGTCGAGCAAGGTATTCGGTGCGCCCGCGCGTTGCCGGCACCTTATGCTTGCCCAGATCCCATTCGAACGCAGTGATGAACTGGCACGGCAGCAATGTAGCCCCGAGCGACGGATGCAGATGCGGGTCAATGAATCCCGGAAACAGCACCTTGTCGGCGAATTGCTCGTCCACCGTGACCTTGGCCCCCTCAAGCCAGGGCTGCATGTCTTTGATCCGCCCAGCCTCAAGGATGATCCCGTCGCGCACAGCGACCGCCTCGGCAATGGGGTTCGAAGGGCTCATTGTATGGATACGGCGGGCGGGATAGATGGTGATTTCGGACATGGTCGAACCTCTAAAGCAGGATGAGCGAGAGGGCGGGGACAAAGGTGATCACCAACAGGCCAAGCACCATGATGGCGATAAAGGGAAGGACGCTGCGACAGATCAGGCCGAATTTCTCGCGGAAGGCGGTCATCGCCACGATCAGGTTGATGCCCACAGGCGGGGTCAGCAGACCGATCTCAAGGTTTACGGTCATGATGATGCCAAGGTGCACCGGGTCGATGCCATAGACGCGACCAAGGGCCAGCAGCAGCGGTGCTAGGATCAGGATGGCCGAGATCATGTCCATCACGCAGCCCACGATCAGCAACAGCACGTTGATCGCCAGCAGGAAAGTGATCTTGCTGGTGATGAACCCGCTGATCCAGTCCGCCAGATGGGCGGGGGCCTGATGTGCGGTCAACAGCAGGTTGACCGACAGCGCGATCGCCAGCACGGGAAAGATGGTGCCAACCATGGTTGTCGTCTCGATCGCCACATCGCGCAGGTCCGGAAGTCGCAATTCGCGGTGTACGAATACCTCGATGATAACCGCGTAGGCCAAGGCAACGGCGGCGGATTCCGTGGGCGAGAAATAGCCCGAATAGATGCCGCCAAGCAGGATTACAGGCATCAGCATCGACCAGATGCCTGACCGAAGCGCGCTCAGCAGTCGGGTCAGCGAAAAGCGTTCGCGTGGCATGTGGCGGTTCACGAAGAACGAATATCCCGCCAGCAACGTCATCAGGAACAGACCGGGCAGGATGCCCGCAGTAAACAGGTCGATGATCGAGGTTTCGGTCGCAATGCCATACAGGATCATCGGAATCGACGGCGGGATGATGACGCCGAGCGTCCCGGCGGTGGTCAGCGCGCCAAGGGAAAAGGATTTGTCATAGCCCTGCGCCAGCAGCGCCGGGTAGGCGATAGAGCCAACAGCAATCAATGTTACGGCGGATGATCCGGAAATAGCGGCAAAGACCGCGCAGGTCATCACGGTCGCCACCGCCAGCCCACCGGGCAGGGGGGATGTAAGGGCGGTCATGATTTCGATCAGACGAGCGGCAATTGCACCGCGTCCCATCACGGACCCACAGATCAGGAACAGTGGGATCGACAGGAGCACTTCTTTATCAAGGGCGATCCACATGTCTTCGACGATGTAGAGAAGTTCGGCATCGCCCCAAACCAGGTGGATAAAGCTGCCCACGATCAAGAGCAGGACAAACAGGTTCACCCGTAACGCCAGCAAAGCGATGCTCAGGCCGAACAGGATAAAAGCATAGGTCATTCAGAGCTGACTTCTTCAGGGCGCAGGGCCGGGTAAAGGGCAAAGAGCGCATAACGCAGCGCTGTGGTGGCAAAGGCGTAGGGGACAATCAGATTCAGATACCAAAGCGGGATATCGATGATCCGGGCCATGTCTTCGAACTCGCGCGCCTCAAGCACGTAGTGGACACCGACCCAGGCAAAGCCCAACAAGACAGCAGTCATGATCAGGTCGCCCAGTCGGGTTGCGGCGGTGGTAAAGCGCTTTGGGATCAGCCCATCGGCAAAGCGGGGCCGCAGATGGCGGCCCTGTGCTGCGGCCAGGCCAAGCCCCAGAAATCCGGTGACGATCATGATATAGACCGACACCCGCTGCGCCCCGTAGATCGAGGTGCCGACCAGCTCGCGCAGGCCGACGTCGACAACCAACAAGCCGGCCACGGTGGCATAGCCTGCCACCGCGATTACGGATTCAAACCGGAACACTCCGGCCAGAACCCGTTCGGCCCAATCAGGCGAGAGTGTCATTCGCCGCAAGCCGATTTGGCTTCGAGGACTTGGGGCCACATCGCCTCGGACTGGCCACCCAGACCGGCCACAAAGCCGGGCCAGTTCGGCTCGACCTTGGCTTTCCACGCGGCGCGCTGCTCGTCTGTCAGGCGATGAACAGGGCCACCTGCGGCCTCATATTTTCTGACCAGAGCCACTCCCATCTGACGGATCTCATCCCGGCCCCCTTGGGTGCTGGGCAGGCTGTCGCGCAGGATCTGCTGCTGTTCGGGGCTGAGCTTTCTCATCGTGCGTTCGCTGATGATGATGCCGCCGGCCTGATGCATGTGATAGGTCATCATGAAATGCGGCGCGACCTTGCCCAGGCCGAAGGCAACATAAGACACCTCGGCGCTTTCCCCGGCCTTCACCAGTCCGGTCTGCAACGCAGCAGGGGTTTCAGCATAAGGCAGCTCGGTTCCGTTGGCGCCGACCGATGCCCACAGGGTGCGCGACATGTCGTGGGGCGCGACGCGGGCCTTGTAGCCTTCGGCATTGGCCACATCCGACAGATCGTCCTGGGCGTAAACATGCACCCAGCCCGTTTCGCCCCATTGCAACAGCTCGACGTCTTTGTCGGCAACGAGCGATTTCATCGTGTCACCCATGGCGCCGTCATAGACGCAGTCAATGGTTTCCACCTTGTCGAACAGATAGGGCGTCGACATCAGCGCCAGCTCTGGGACAAAGGCACTCAGCACACCGCCCGACAACGATGCCGCATCAATGCGTCCGCGTTGCACTTGTTTGAACGTGTCGTATTCATTGCCAAGCTGTCCGGACGGGTAAATGACGATGTCAATCTCGCCGTTTGTGGCCGCCTCGACATTCTTCTCCCAGGTCTCCAGATGGCCGATCCAAGGTGTTCCTGCCGGCGCAATCGACGCCAGCTTGATCTCGACTTGTGCCGAGGTCGCCGTCGCCAAACAGCCTGAAACAACAGTTCCGATAATCAGTTTTTTCATAAGTTCCTCCACTCACTTT
Above is a window of Falsiruegeria litorea R37 DNA encoding:
- a CDS encoding amidohydrolase, encoding MSEITIYPARRIHTMSPSNPIAEAVAVRDGIILEAGRIKDMQPWLEGAKVTVDEQFADKVLFPGFIDPHLHPSLGATLLPCQFITAFEWDLGKHKVPATRGRTEYLARLQQFIADRGPSQELFVTWGYHRTWHGIIGRPDLNAIAPDVPVILWHRSFHEVILNDAAIDKLNLDRQMMASHPQIDADLGVFFETGGQVALNALRPHLFAPTWFGRGLQDLKQLLHAGGHTTVGDMAWGIFDFELEWQSYIFAIEQAEAPFRVQMIPRGIPDAELTGTPEEALARIETLSDRGSHRLFFDKHVKLFTDGAFFSQLMQVQEPGFIDGHHGEWLTAPEQFEAACRAYWNAGYRIHVHCTGDLGVELALDVLDKLQFERPRFDHRFTIEHFGVSTEEQVRRIKALGALVSANVYYLHELGEAYWRHNLGHERASQMARLGSLAREGVPFALHSDFTMAPARPLTSVWVAVNRIAESGAVLGPNERISVDQAMRAITIDAAYVLGQEQRIGSIRAGKSADFTVLDDDPYEVAPETIRDIRVHGTVFEGTPHLVKG
- a CDS encoding CobW family GTP-binding protein, with the protein product MIPVCIVSGYLGAGKTTLIRDFLRAPGGLRATVLVNDFGQINIDAELIAQTGVDTIALTNGCACCSIGDDLLGAAQSAVQDEPDIMIIEASGVAQPARIAHLLHGVVGTRSARCLTVMNLARARQLSRDKFVANLFRQQIDQAHGLSVNRTAAHARGWTSNHPQYPTLGAFIADNKARTRSTATEMTKGTNFVHRVFHPRPMKEAELMQWLMTHCPNLHRAKGLVPLKLASGKTIMARLDFVQGDWALERVPNAQPDPFGQIVAISPVT
- a CDS encoding TRAP transporter small permease; translation: MTLSPDWAERVLAGVFRFESVIAVAGYATVAGLLVVDVGLRELVGTSIYGAQRVSVYIMIVTGFLGLGLAAAQGRHLRPRFADGLIPKRFTTAATRLGDLIMTAVLLGFAWVGVHYVLEAREFEDMARIIDIPLWYLNLIVPYAFATTALRYALFALYPALRPEEVSSE
- a CDS encoding TRAP transporter substrate-binding protein, producing the protein MKKLIIGTVVSGCLATATSAQVEIKLASIAPAGTPWIGHLETWEKNVEAATNGEIDIVIYPSGQLGNEYDTFKQVQRGRIDAASLSGGVLSAFVPELALMSTPYLFDKVETIDCVYDGAMGDTMKSLVADKDVELLQWGETGWVHVYAQDDLSDVANAEGYKARVAPHDMSRTLWASVGANGTELPYAETPAALQTGLVKAGESAEVSYVAFGLGKVAPHFMMTYHMHQAGGIIISERTMRKLSPEQQQILRDSLPSTQGGRDEIRQMGVALVRKYEAAGGPVHRLTDEQRAAWKAKVEPNWPGFVAGLGGQSEAMWPQVLEAKSACGE
- a CDS encoding TRAP transporter large permease; translation: MTYAFILFGLSIALLALRVNLFVLLLIVGSFIHLVWGDAELLYIVEDMWIALDKEVLLSIPLFLICGSVMGRGAIAARLIEIMTALTSPLPGGLAVATVMTCAVFAAISGSSAVTLIAVGSIAYPALLAQGYDKSFSLGALTTAGTLGVIIPPSIPMILYGIATETSIIDLFTAGILPGLFLMTLLAGYSFFVNRHMPRERFSLTRLLSALRSGIWSMLMPVILLGGIYSGYFSPTESAAVALAYAVIIEVFVHRELRLPDLRDVAIETTTMVGTIFPVLAIALSVNLLLTAHQAPAHLADWISGFITSKITFLLAINVLLLIVGCVMDMISAILILAPLLLALGRVYGIDPVHLGIIMTVNLEIGLLTPPVGINLIVAMTAFREKFGLICRSVLPFIAIMVLGLLVITFVPALSLILL